From the genome of Deinococcus sp. JMULE3, one region includes:
- a CDS encoding NAD-dependent epimerase/dehydratase family protein, with product MDILVLGGTQFVGRHIVLAFLASGHRVSILTRGRTPDELPAEVERLRGDRGEAGGLGALAGRSWDACVDVSGYLPQAVQASVDALRERVGRYVLISTVSVYAEPDRHPVREDDPLLPPAPAGTTDVTGETYGPLKVACEHVVQAAFGARATLLRPQIVAGPFDHTARYPYWVDRASGGGETLLPGNGSDHVQVIDARDLARFTVRVVEGGVGGIFNVAGPRLSWGQFARLLGVRAPVWVDAATLRDLGLGFRELPLFIPEDGEQAGLMNVSAERAVMAGLTLTAPEVTARDTRAWSEHAGLSYALTPQREAEVLAAARR from the coding sequence ATGGACATCCTGGTTCTGGGCGGCACGCAGTTCGTGGGTCGGCACATCGTCCTGGCGTTCCTGGCCTCGGGGCACCGCGTGAGCATCCTGACGCGCGGCCGCACGCCCGACGAGCTGCCCGCAGAGGTCGAGCGGCTGCGCGGCGACCGGGGTGAGGCGGGGGGCCTGGGCGCCCTCGCGGGCCGGTCCTGGGACGCCTGCGTGGACGTCAGCGGGTACCTGCCGCAGGCGGTGCAGGCCAGCGTGGATGCGCTACGGGAGCGGGTGGGGCGGTACGTGCTGATCAGCACGGTCAGCGTGTACGCCGAGCCGGACCGGCACCCGGTGCGCGAGGACGACCCGCTGCTGCCCCCCGCTCCGGCGGGGACGACGGACGTGACGGGCGAGACGTACGGGCCGCTGAAGGTCGCGTGCGAGCACGTGGTGCAGGCGGCGTTCGGGGCGCGGGCGACCCTCCTGCGGCCGCAGATCGTGGCCGGGCCGTTCGATCACACCGCCCGCTACCCGTACTGGGTGGACCGGGCGAGCGGGGGAGGGGAGACCCTGCTGCCGGGGAACGGCAGCGATCACGTGCAGGTGATCGACGCGCGGGACCTGGCGCGCTTCACGGTGCGGGTCGTGGAGGGCGGGGTGGGCGGGATCTTCAACGTGGCGGGGCCGCGCCTGAGCTGGGGGCAGTTCGCGCGGCTGCTGGGCGTCCGGGCGCCGGTGTGGGTGGACGCGGCGACGCTGCGGGACCTGGGGCTGGGCTTCCGGGAACTGCCGCTGTTCATCCCGGAGGACGGAGAGCAGGCGGGCCTGATGAACGTCAGTGCGGAGCGGGCGGTCATGGCCGGACTGACCCTGACCGCCCCGGAGGTCACGGCGCGCGACACCCGGGCCTGGAGTGAGCACGCCGGGCTGAGCTACGCCCTGACCCCGCAGCGGGAAGCTGAAGTGCTGGCCGCCGCGCGTCGCTGA
- the dprA gene encoding DNA-processing protein DprA, producing MTSPLFDPPAPVPPDERRALLALRFAAQLGPRRIEALRAHFGSAAGAWQAPLRELREVPGLDARAAQSVGNPEFLTRADQELAKVAQEDVTLLLRGLPGYPAALDALGDPPPALWVRGLLPDLPTVPRAIGIVGTRAASPHAQAFTRMLAADLARAGVIVVSGLARGIDTAAHGAAVEAGGVSIGVLGSAVNRVYPSENARLAAQLTLVSEYPLDTGPAQHHFPTRNRLIAALSAGTVVVEGERKSGSLITATHALECGRTVFAVPGRAGDPRAAGPHALIRDGAVLTESAADVLTELGWGSVPDAPLPDLPPEQARVLAALTGPVTLDDLVTATGLPLPDVQTALVMLNLLGLAEEVGGRWVRR from the coding sequence GTGACCAGTCCGCTGTTCGACCCGCCGGCCCCTGTCCCCCCCGACGAGCGGCGCGCCCTGCTGGCCCTGCGCTTCGCCGCGCAGCTCGGTCCGCGCCGCATCGAGGCCCTCCGCGCGCACTTCGGTTCGGCGGCCGGCGCGTGGCAGGCGCCGCTGCGGGAGCTGCGCGAGGTGCCGGGCCTGGACGCCCGCGCCGCGCAGAGCGTCGGCAACCCCGAATTCCTGACCCGCGCCGACCAGGAACTCGCGAAGGTGGCGCAGGAGGACGTGACCCTGCTGCTGCGCGGCCTGCCCGGCTACCCGGCGGCGCTGGACGCGCTGGGCGACCCGCCGCCCGCCCTGTGGGTGCGCGGCCTGCTGCCGGACCTGCCGACCGTGCCGCGCGCCATCGGCATCGTGGGGACCCGAGCGGCCAGCCCGCACGCGCAGGCGTTCACGCGGATGCTCGCCGCGGACCTCGCCCGCGCCGGGGTGATCGTCGTCAGTGGACTGGCACGCGGCATCGACACCGCCGCGCACGGCGCGGCCGTCGAGGCGGGCGGCGTCAGCATCGGCGTGTTGGGCAGCGCCGTGAACCGCGTGTACCCCAGCGAGAACGCCCGGCTGGCCGCGCAGCTCACGCTGGTCAGCGAGTACCCGCTGGACACCGGCCCCGCGCAGCATCACTTCCCGACCCGCAACCGCCTGATCGCCGCGCTGAGCGCCGGAACGGTCGTCGTGGAGGGCGAACGCAAGTCCGGGTCGCTGATCACCGCCACGCACGCCCTGGAATGCGGCCGGACGGTGTTCGCCGTGCCGGGCCGCGCCGGGGACCCGCGCGCCGCCGGACCGCACGCCCTGATCCGCGACGGGGCCGTCCTGACCGAGAGCGCGGCCGATGTCCTGACCGAACTGGGCTGGGGCAGCGTCCCGGACGCCCCACTGCCGGACCTCCCGCCCGAGCAGGCGCGGGTGCTGGCGGCCCTGACGGGACCCGTCACGCTGGACGACCTCGTGACCGCCACAGGCCTGCCGCTGCCGGACGTACAGACGGCGCTGGTCATGCTGAACCTGCTGGGCCTCGCCGAGGAGGTCGGGGGCCGCTGGGTGCGCCGCTGA
- a CDS encoding HAMP domain-containing sensor histidine kinase — MTQGARPVTTPAGARRAALLTPGAGLYSARVAWRHSLRFRLALTYSALSAALLMLITLGVVSLLLSRMEQQFVDRLNDRADTLAGAFTNLGGGFGQSATGAGAYTLVVDRDGQVIAASLALREFLNSPYPFGTLSRVPVQGTTVRAVKRKAGDFGTLWVGLPEDDLIAARQSALSALLLALITAPLILLLTGWWVGQRALAGLESAANLADRLDPARNLNPLLLPDREDEVHRLLAAINSLLERIGAQQAREKQLLGQIVHELGAPLTVLKASLSRAEARLGDPEVARAALVADELTFTTQDLMQLARGQLELKLAWHYIPARTLRDRLDRLVPGTTFTGDWGTGILCDPDRLTQALRNLLANGRRHAGADGTVTLDLRETPEQLCFRVRDSGPGLPPELGERIFEPFVSGAGSSGLGLSVARQIARMHGGDLTGTNHPEGGALFTLTLPGAALGDDSDDLDDADMLDEPPLTPVGGMGT, encoded by the coding sequence ATGACCCAAGGGGCGCGGCCCGTCACGACCCCGGCCGGGGCGCGGCGGGCCGCGCTGCTCACGCCCGGCGCGGGCCTGTACTCGGCGCGGGTGGCGTGGCGGCACAGCCTGCGTTTCCGGCTGGCGCTGACGTACAGCGCCCTGAGCGCCGCGCTGCTGATGCTGATCACGCTGGGCGTCGTGTCGCTGCTGCTGTCGCGCATGGAGCAGCAGTTCGTGGACCGCCTGAACGACCGCGCCGACACGCTGGCCGGGGCGTTCACGAACCTGGGGGGCGGCTTCGGGCAGTCGGCGACGGGGGCCGGGGCGTACACGCTCGTGGTGGACCGCGACGGGCAGGTCATCGCGGCCAGTCTGGCCCTGCGGGAGTTCCTGAACTCCCCGTACCCGTTCGGGACGCTGTCGCGCGTGCCGGTGCAGGGCACCACGGTGCGCGCCGTGAAACGCAAGGCGGGGGACTTCGGGACGCTGTGGGTAGGCCTGCCGGAAGATGACCTGATCGCCGCGCGCCAGAGTGCCCTGAGTGCGCTGCTGCTGGCGCTGATCACCGCGCCGCTGATCCTGCTCCTGACCGGCTGGTGGGTGGGGCAGCGGGCGCTGGCGGGCCTGGAGAGCGCCGCGAACCTCGCCGACCGGCTGGACCCGGCCCGGAACCTCAACCCGCTGCTTCTGCCGGACCGTGAGGACGAGGTGCACCGGCTGCTCGCGGCGATCAACAGTCTGCTGGAGCGCATCGGGGCGCAGCAGGCGCGCGAGAAGCAGCTGCTGGGCCAGATCGTGCATGAACTGGGCGCGCCGCTGACCGTGCTGAAGGCCAGCCTGAGCCGCGCCGAGGCCCGCCTGGGCGACCCGGAGGTGGCCCGCGCGGCGCTGGTCGCGGACGAACTGACCTTCACCACGCAGGACCTGATGCAGCTCGCGCGCGGGCAGCTGGAACTGAAGCTCGCGTGGCATTACATCCCGGCCAGGACGCTGCGCGACCGGCTGGACCGGCTGGTGCCGGGCACGACCTTCACCGGCGACTGGGGCACCGGGATCCTGTGCGACCCGGACCGGCTGACGCAGGCGCTGCGCAACCTCCTGGCGAACGGGCGGCGGCACGCGGGCGCCGACGGCACGGTCACGCTGGACCTGCGCGAGACGCCGGAGCAGCTGTGCTTCCGGGTGCGGGACTCCGGGCCGGGCCTGCCGCCGGAACTGGGCGAGCGGATCTTCGAGCCGTTCGTGAGCGGCGCGGGCAGCAGCGGCCTGGGCCTGAGCGTGGCGCGGCAGATCGCGCGGATGCACGGCGGGGACCTGACCGGCACGAATCATCCGGAGGGCGGGGCGCTGTTCACCCTGACGCTGCCCGGCGCGGCCCTGGGGGACGACAGCGACGACCTGGACGACGCGGACATGCTGGACGAACCGCCGCTCACCCCGGTCGGGGGCATGGGCACCTGA
- a CDS encoding response regulator transcription factor, whose translation MLAQILVVEDDPHLGPLLKEYLSADYQVHHAATLRDAQAWLGTHTAQLILLDLNLPDGDGLDLVQALRQYSSTPVLVLSARSGVQERVAGLNAGADDYLTKPFAMPELDARISALLRRTAAGTGVNLGNTSLSTSSLLLTVNDKNINLTEHEARILELMMRTPERVFSRADIESHLYGWETPNSNSVEVRISQLRKKLEQAGSDLRIRTIRNVGYVLQA comes from the coding sequence ATGCTGGCTCAGATCCTCGTTGTCGAAGACGATCCCCACCTCGGTCCCCTGCTCAAGGAGTACCTGTCCGCCGACTATCAGGTGCACCACGCCGCGACCCTGCGCGACGCGCAGGCGTGGCTGGGCACCCACACCGCGCAGCTGATCCTGCTCGACCTGAACCTCCCGGACGGGGACGGCCTAGATCTGGTGCAGGCGCTGCGGCAGTACTCCTCGACACCCGTGCTGGTCCTCTCGGCGCGCAGCGGCGTGCAGGAGCGCGTGGCGGGCCTGAACGCCGGGGCGGACGACTACCTGACCAAACCGTTCGCGATGCCGGAACTCGACGCGCGCATCTCGGCGCTGCTGCGCCGCACGGCCGCCGGGACGGGCGTGAACCTGGGCAACACCAGCCTGTCCACCAGCAGCCTGCTGCTGACCGTGAACGACAAGAACATCAACCTCACCGAACACGAGGCCCGCATCCTGGAACTCATGATGCGCACGCCCGAGCGGGTGTTCTCGCGGGCGGACATCGAGTCGCACCTGTACGGCTGGGAAACCCCGAACAGCAACAGCGTCGAGGTCCGGATCTCGCAGCTGCGCAAGAAGCTGGAGCAGGCGGGCAGTGACCTGCGCATCCGCACGATCCGCAACGTCGGGTACGTGCTGCAGGCCTGA